The genomic window GTTGGTAGGCTCATCAAGAATTAATAAATCCGGCTGGTGAATGATCGCCTGAGCCAAACCGACTCTTTGTTTGTACCCTTTGGAAAGTTGCCCGATTTTCTTTGATTTTTCAGGAGTAATTCCTACCAGCTCGATTACTTCATCTACTCTTGATTCCGGGATTTTATGAATGTTTGCGACGAATTGCAAGTATTCTTTTACGTACATTTCCAGATACAACGGATTATTTTCAGGAAGAAAGCCGATTCTTTTTTTGCTTTCGATCTCATGTTCCGTAATATTTTTATCATTAAAAATGATCTCGCCTTCATCGATTTTCAGTGCACCGACAATGGATTTCATAAGGGTAGATTTTCCCGCACCGTTGGGGCCGAGAAGACCTATGATTTCATTGTTTTCGATA from Chryseobacterium wanjuense includes these protein-coding regions:
- a CDS encoding ATP-binding cassette domain-containing protein; the encoded protein is MSLQINNLTKKFGEQTALNNINISIENNEIIGLLGPNGAGKSTLMKSIVGALKIDEGEIIFNDKNITEHEIESKKRIGFLPENNPLYLEMYVKEYLQFVANIHKIPESRVDEVIELVGITPEKSKKIGQLSKGYKQRVGLAQAIIHQPDLLILDEPTNGLDPNQIIEIRNVVKEIGQQKTVLLSTHIMQEVEALCSRVILIHKGNILQDCPIDEFKGKFESLEEAFASYTA